In Exiguobacterium sibiricum 7-3, a genomic segment contains:
- a CDS encoding CDP-alcohol phosphatidyltransferase family protein produces MLDTRARKVVQPLFEQMATLLKKMGLSANQVTIISGIIGASTGFFVYNDMMGIAILLLWLSGALDVVDGTMARREKTTPIGTILDLVLDRIVELSVLIGIALRFPETQVVILLLVASFVIGMTMFLAIGAVSDNYGFKSFQYQPGLVERTEGFLFLTAMLLFPSAIIWIAVIFLIAELYTVGERFYQASKVLR; encoded by the coding sequence ATGTTAGATACGCGCGCCAGAAAAGTCGTCCAGCCCCTTTTTGAGCAAATGGCGACATTATTGAAGAAGATGGGTCTTTCAGCCAACCAAGTGACAATCATTTCCGGCATCATTGGTGCCTCGACCGGTTTCTTTGTCTATAACGATATGATGGGAATCGCAATTTTATTATTATGGCTGTCCGGAGCGCTTGATGTCGTCGATGGAACAATGGCGCGACGGGAAAAAACAACGCCGATCGGGACGATTCTTGATCTGGTCCTCGATCGAATCGTGGAATTATCCGTTTTGATTGGTATTGCCCTGCGGTTTCCGGAGACGCAAGTCGTTATTTTATTACTCGTCGCTTCATTTGTCATTGGTATGACGATGTTTCTTGCGATTGGAGCGGTCAGCGATAATTATGGATTCAAATCATTTCAGTATCAACCTGGTCTTGTCGAACGGACGGAAGGATTTCTTTTTCTGACCGCGATGTTACTGTTCCCAAGCGCCATCATTTGGATTGCCGTCATCTTTTTGATTGCTGAGTTGTACACCGTCGGCGAACGTTTTTATCAAGCTTCGAAGGTGTTGCGATGA
- a CDS encoding ABC transporter permease subunit — protein sequence MRRRAITVIVALLVLAPLLGLIPSTWTWNPRLFDTLTTTVSMIGVLTLLNHLIGYITGKAIAFRTGRPIRYMELLISLPLFLPVLLLSFGLYLTWIRLGLADQFIGVLLVLLLPTLPYTIRIYTNAFQALGEQMMEQMVLIEPSRFKRFLFLTGPMMRSAIQSVTLLVTVIALSQYALVILIGGGVVQMIALEAFPLYSGNSLVAAKEATIWLLVLPLLIYFVQLILLEGWVQVVRRLLDGRYDSARQ from the coding sequence ATGAGAAGACGGGCAATAACAGTAATAGTAGCTTTGCTGGTCCTGGCTCCATTGCTCGGACTGATTCCGTCCACCTGGACCTGGAATCCCCGTTTGTTCGACACCTTGACGACAACGGTTTCGATGATTGGCGTATTAACACTGCTCAATCATTTGATCGGCTATATTACAGGAAAGGCGATTGCATTTCGGACGGGGCGACCCATCCGGTATATGGAACTGTTGATCAGTTTGCCACTGTTCTTACCGGTGTTATTATTGTCGTTTGGTCTCTATCTGACATGGATCCGGTTAGGGCTAGCCGATCAATTTATTGGTGTGTTGCTGGTTTTACTGCTTCCGACGTTACCATATACAATTCGGATTTATACGAATGCGTTTCAAGCACTGGGTGAACAGATGATGGAGCAAATGGTGTTGATTGAACCAAGCCGCTTCAAACGTTTTCTTTTTTTGACAGGACCGATGATGCGTTCTGCCATCCAATCGGTCACGTTACTCGTAACGGTCATCGCTTTGAGTCAGTATGCGCTCGTTATCTTAATCGGGGGCGGAGTCGTTCAAATGATTGCGCTTGAAGCGTTTCCGCTCTATTCCGGAAATTCCTTGGTCGCCGCTAAAGAAGCGACGATTTGGTTATTGGTTTTACCTTTATTGATTTATTTTGTGCAACTCATTTTATTAGAAGGATGGGTGCAAGTAGTTCGGAGGCTGTTAGATGGACGTTACGATTCAGCACGTCAATAA
- a CDS encoding NUDIX hydrolase: MSESEHLMVVDSSGQPLYPATRKTVHRDGLWHETFHCFVIDLDKGHVLLQQRAKQKKDFPELFDITAAGHLLAGETPADGIRELEEEIGLVRQFNQLVPLGVFLGELILADLKDRERVHLYLTDSAVPLEQYRLQAEEVSRLIALPITEFARLADETAETFKTIDQEVIRRDQFVPHPLAYWRRVNEGIQAYRVQQM, from the coding sequence ATGAGTGAATCGGAACACTTGATGGTCGTCGATTCATCCGGTCAGCCGTTGTATCCGGCAACCCGGAAGACGGTACACCGGGACGGATTATGGCATGAAACGTTTCATTGTTTTGTCATCGATCTCGACAAAGGACACGTTTTGTTGCAACAACGGGCGAAACAGAAAAAAGATTTTCCGGAGTTGTTTGATATTACGGCAGCCGGACATTTGCTCGCAGGTGAGACACCGGCGGACGGGATCCGCGAACTCGAAGAAGAGATCGGTCTCGTCCGGCAGTTCAATCAGTTAGTTCCGCTAGGTGTCTTCCTGGGAGAATTGATACTAGCGGACTTAAAGGATCGTGAACGTGTCCATCTGTACCTGACGGATTCAGCGGTGCCGCTGGAACAGTATAGGTTGCAAGCAGAAGAGGTCAGTCGATTGATTGCCTTACCGATTACTGAGTTTGCCCGATTGGCAGACGAGACGGCAGAGACGTTTAAGACGATTGATCAAGAAGTTATCCGACGGGATCAATTCGTACCGCATCCGCTTGCATACTGGAGGCGTGTGAACGAAGGAATTCAGGCATATCGGGTACAACAAATGTAA
- a CDS encoding ABC transporter ATP-binding protein, which produces MDVTIQHVNKRFGQKQVLQAIDLRIASGQCVALVGPSGSGKTTLLRLIAGLEKVSDGIIRFGEVDMTHVAPNQRGVTMLFQRPLLFPHLTVGQNIRIGMTTGHQQDVQEWLTKVGLTGRADAFVHELSGGEQQRASLARALASSPNFLLLDEPFSSLDLPRRRELRTLIRRLTVAQGVTTLLVTHDREEAMAMADYVYVMERGQIIDQGHPIELAEKSPFFGDGVRLDGEWYPLSEVKLVLRPTNGLQERVTITKELTQYGVRFYEVERQTGERLVVQTTETFSEKVTAYLVRKEG; this is translated from the coding sequence ATGGACGTTACGATTCAGCACGTCAATAAACGATTTGGCCAGAAACAGGTCCTGCAGGCAATTGATTTACGCATTGCGTCTGGTCAATGTGTTGCGCTCGTTGGTCCGAGTGGAAGTGGGAAAACGACACTGTTACGGTTGATTGCCGGTCTTGAGAAAGTATCAGACGGCATCATTCGTTTCGGTGAAGTCGACATGACGCACGTCGCTCCGAATCAACGTGGAGTAACGATGTTGTTCCAACGTCCGTTACTGTTTCCTCATTTGACGGTCGGACAAAACATCCGGATTGGTATGACGACAGGTCATCAACAGGACGTACAAGAGTGGTTAACTAAAGTCGGATTAACAGGACGGGCGGATGCCTTTGTCCATGAATTATCCGGCGGAGAACAGCAACGGGCCAGTCTCGCACGCGCTTTGGCAAGCAGTCCGAATTTCCTGCTGCTGGATGAACCGTTCTCGAGCCTTGATTTACCGCGCCGCCGTGAACTTCGGACGCTGATTCGACGCTTGACGGTTGCGCAAGGTGTGACGACGTTGCTTGTCACGCATGACCGTGAGGAAGCGATGGCAATGGCGGATTATGTCTACGTTATGGAGCGGGGACAAATCATTGATCAGGGACATCCGATTGAGTTAGCGGAAAAAAGTCCGTTCTTTGGCGACGGAGTGCGCCTGGACGGTGAGTGGTATCCGTTATCCGAAGTGAAGTTGGTCTTAAGACCGACGAATGGATTACAGGAACGTGTTACGATTACGAAAGAGCTGACGCAATACGGTGTTCGATTTTATGAAGTGGAGCGCCAAACGGGAGAGCGGCTTGTCGTTCAAACGACAGAGACGTTCAGCGAAAAGGTGACAGCTTATCTTGTGAGAAAGGAGGGGTAG